A section of the Pseudomonas sp. Q1-7 genome encodes:
- the rlmB gene encoding 23S rRNA (guanosine(2251)-2'-O)-methyltransferase RlmB, producing MSQLEKVYGVHAVEALLRHHPKRVKQLWLAESRHDPRVQVLLDLAGQHRIAVGHKDRHELDEWAEGVHQGVVAEVSPSQVWGENMLDELLERTPGAPLLLALDGVTDPHNLGACLRTADAAGVLAVIVPKDKSATLNATVRKVACGAAEVMPLVAVTNLSRTLEKLQKKGLWVVGTAGEAEQEVYDQDMTGPTVLVMGAEGKGMRRLTREHCDYLVKLPMAGSVSSLNVSVATGVCLFEAVRQRRSKA from the coding sequence ATGAGCCAGCTGGAAAAGGTCTACGGCGTGCATGCCGTGGAGGCGCTGCTGCGCCATCACCCCAAACGCGTCAAGCAACTGTGGCTGGCGGAAAGCCGGCATGATCCTCGTGTTCAGGTCCTGCTCGATCTGGCCGGGCAGCACCGCATCGCGGTCGGTCACAAGGATCGCCACGAGCTGGACGAATGGGCCGAAGGCGTTCACCAGGGCGTGGTGGCCGAGGTCAGCCCCAGCCAGGTCTGGGGTGAGAACATGCTCGACGAACTGCTCGAGCGTACCCCCGGCGCGCCACTGCTGCTGGCCCTGGACGGCGTCACCGATCCGCACAACCTCGGCGCCTGCCTGCGTACCGCCGATGCCGCGGGGGTGCTGGCGGTGATCGTGCCCAAGGACAAGTCCGCCACCCTCAACGCCACGGTGCGCAAGGTGGCCTGTGGTGCGGCGGAAGTGATGCCGCTGGTGGCGGTGACCAACCTCTCGCGAACCCTGGAGAAATTGCAGAAGAAGGGCCTCTGGGTGGTCGGCACGGCTGGCGAGGCCGAGCAGGAAGTCTACGACCAGGACATGACCGGCCCCACCGTGCTGGTCATGGGAGCGGAAGGCAAGGGCATGCGCCGCCTGACCCGCGAGCACTGCGATTATCTGGTCAAGCTGCCCATGGCCGGCAGCGTCAGCAGCCTGAACGTCTCCGTGGCCACCGGGGTCTGCCTGTTCGAGGCGGTGCGCCAGCGCAGGTCGAAAGCCTGA
- the rnr gene encoding ribonuclease R — translation MADWQNLDPEAAREAEKYENPIPSRELILQRLDERGAPASREQLVEEFGLTTDEQLEALRRRLRAMERDGQLIYTRRGTYAPVDKLDLICGRISGHRDGFGFLIPDDGSDDLFLSPAQMRLVFDGDRALARVAGLDRRGRREGALVEVIERAHETLVGRFFEESGIARVVADNPKIQQEVLVPAGKQGAAKHGQFVQVKIEQWPSNFRLSQGEVVEVLGDYMAPGMEIEVALRSYDIPHEWPAGVVKEAGKLKPEVVEKDKEKRVDLRDLPLVTIDGEDARDFDDAVYAEARKGGGWRLIVAIADVSHYVKVGSALDEEAANRGNSVYFPEKVVPMLPEVLSNGLCSLNPLVDRLAMVCDMTISRAGKLTGYQFYEAVIHSHARLTYTKVSQFLETPESAEAKQFAEQLPNLVKPLQQLYKLYQVLLGARQVRGAIDFETQETRIVFGADRKIAEIRPTQRNDAHKLIEECMLCANVATARFLQQHEIPALYRIHEGPPSERLDKLRQFLAELGLSLNRGKGEPTPSDYQALLEKIRERPDFHLIQTVMLRSLSQAVYSPDNEGHFGLNYDAYTHFTSPIRRYPDLLVHRAIRSLIRSRRESAHVQRAGAASMPKARIYPYDEARLFQLGEQCSMTERRADEATRDVTNWLKCEYMRDRVGETFPGVISAVTGFGIFVELIDIYVEGLVHVTALPGDYYHFDPVHHRLSGERSGRSFRLGDEVEVVVARVDLDERKIDFELSENVISAPVGRKKRGAEKPMSAKAKAAPEPKVGKGRGRGAKAAARAATQEKPWHEPQAAVAPRRQRAGKVQALPAVSPEMLAQAEEMLGNTDVSKSRAMKQALLSEARQGAKASKGTRPAQQALDKPGKSGGQAAGKPPKKKAKAAKVAGKPSKHRKGPPKPKAPGSKVKK, via the coding sequence ATGGCCGATTGGCAGAACCTCGACCCCGAGGCCGCTCGTGAGGCGGAAAAATACGAGAACCCCATTCCCAGCCGCGAGCTGATCCTGCAGCGCCTCGATGAGCGCGGCGCTCCGGCCAGTCGGGAACAGCTGGTGGAAGAATTCGGCCTGACCACCGACGAGCAGCTGGAAGCGCTGCGTCGCCGCCTCCGCGCCATGGAGCGTGACGGCCAGCTTATCTATACCCGCCGCGGTACCTATGCACCGGTGGACAAACTTGACCTGATCTGCGGCCGCATCAGTGGCCACCGCGACGGCTTCGGCTTCCTCATTCCCGACGACGGCTCCGATGACCTCTTCCTCAGTCCCGCCCAGATGCGCCTGGTGTTCGATGGCGATCGCGCCCTGGCGCGGGTCGCGGGCCTGGATCGTCGCGGGCGTCGCGAAGGCGCCCTGGTGGAAGTCATCGAGCGTGCCCATGAAACCCTGGTCGGCCGCTTCTTCGAGGAAAGCGGCATTGCCCGGGTGGTGGCCGATAATCCGAAGATCCAGCAGGAAGTCCTGGTGCCCGCCGGCAAGCAGGGTGCGGCCAAGCATGGTCAGTTCGTCCAGGTGAAGATCGAGCAGTGGCCGAGTAATTTCCGCCTGTCTCAAGGCGAAGTGGTGGAAGTGCTGGGCGACTACATGGCGCCGGGCATGGAAATCGAGGTGGCCCTGCGTAGCTACGACATTCCTCATGAATGGCCCGCCGGCGTGGTCAAGGAGGCCGGCAAGCTCAAGCCCGAAGTGGTGGAGAAGGACAAGGAGAAGCGTGTCGACCTGCGCGACCTCCCCCTGGTCACCATCGACGGCGAGGACGCTCGCGACTTCGACGATGCGGTCTACGCCGAGGCGCGCAAGGGGGGCGGCTGGCGCCTGATCGTCGCCATCGCCGACGTCTCCCATTACGTCAAGGTTGGTTCGGCCCTGGATGAAGAGGCGGCCAATCGCGGCAACTCGGTGTACTTCCCGGAGAAGGTCGTCCCGATGCTGCCGGAGGTGCTGTCCAACGGGCTCTGCTCATTGAACCCGCTAGTGGATCGGCTCGCCATGGTCTGCGACATGACCATCTCGCGCGCCGGCAAGCTCACCGGCTACCAGTTCTACGAAGCGGTCATCCATTCCCACGCACGGCTCACCTACACCAAGGTCAGCCAGTTCCTGGAGACGCCGGAGTCCGCCGAGGCGAAGCAGTTCGCCGAGCAATTGCCGAATCTGGTCAAGCCCCTGCAGCAGCTGTACAAGCTCTACCAGGTGCTGCTGGGCGCACGTCAGGTGCGGGGTGCGATCGATTTCGAAACCCAGGAAACACGCATCGTCTTCGGCGCCGACCGCAAGATCGCCGAGATCCGGCCGACCCAGCGCAACGACGCCCACAAGCTGATCGAGGAATGCATGCTGTGCGCCAACGTGGCCACCGCGCGCTTCCTGCAGCAGCATGAGATCCCAGCGCTCTATCGCATCCACGAAGGCCCTCCGAGCGAGCGCCTGGACAAGCTGCGGCAGTTTCTCGCGGAGCTCGGCCTGTCCCTCAATCGTGGCAAGGGCGAGCCGACGCCCAGCGACTACCAGGCGCTGTTGGAGAAGATTCGCGAGCGCCCCGATTTCCACCTGATCCAGACGGTGATGCTGCGCTCCCTCAGCCAGGCGGTGTACAGCCCGGACAACGAAGGGCACTTCGGCCTCAACTATGACGCCTATACCCACTTCACCTCGCCGATCCGCCGTTACCCGGACCTGCTGGTGCACCGTGCCATCCGCAGCCTGATCCGTTCCAGGCGCGAGAGCGCGCATGTGCAGCGCGCCGGCGCCGCGAGCATGCCCAAGGCGCGTATCTACCCCTACGACGAGGCGCGCCTGTTCCAGCTCGGTGAGCAGTGTTCGATGACCGAGCGCCGCGCCGACGAGGCCACCCGCGACGTCACCAACTGGCTGAAATGCGAATACATGCGCGACCGCGTGGGCGAAACCTTCCCCGGCGTGATCTCGGCGGTGACCGGCTTCGGTATCTTCGTCGAACTGATCGACATCTATGTGGAAGGCCTGGTGCATGTCACGGCGCTGCCGGGCGACTACTACCATTTCGATCCCGTCCACCATCGCCTGTCCGGCGAGCGCAGCGGTCGCAGCTTCCGCCTGGGCGACGAGGTGGAAGTGGTGGTGGCGCGGGTCGATCTGGATGAGCGCAAGATCGACTTCGAACTGTCCGAGAACGTCATCAGCGCGCCCGTCGGCCGCAAGAAGCGCGGGGCGGAGAAGCCCATGTCGGCGAAGGCCAAGGCAGCGCCCGAGCCCAAAGTGGGCAAGGGGCGTGGCCGGGGTGCCAAGGCCGCTGCCCGTGCGGCCACCCAGGAGAAGCCCTGGCACGAGCCACAGGCCGCCGTGGCGCCGCGTCGGCAGCGCGCCGGCAAGGTCCAGGCGTTGCCGGCCGTTTCGCCGGAAATGCTCGCCCAGGCCGAGGAAATGCTCGGCAATACCGACGTGAGCAAGAGCCGCGCGATGAAGCAGGCCCTGCTCAGCGAGGCGCGCCAGGGCGCCAAGGCCAGCAAGGGTACGCGGCCGGCGCAGCAGGCCCTGGACAAGCCCGGCAAGAGTGGGGGCCAGGCCGCCGGCAAGCCGCCGAAGAAAAAAGCCAAGGCGGCCAAGGTCGCCGGCAAGCCCTCGAAACATCGTAAAGGGCCGCCGAAACCCAAGGCGCCCGGTAGCAAGGTCAAGAAATGA
- a CDS encoding methyl-accepting chemotaxis protein, which produces MATAVNRFVDKLQPIVREAGDVAQRTGVEIKALSERSQSAEAAAHRQRSEVEGSLSALAGMVAEAEAESHAMQDALRQVGEIRQAAQDNAAIARKVGGLIENLEVRVQNGSEVIERLARQSEQIEMVLSVIHGIAEQTNLLALNAAIEAARAGESGRGFAVVADEVRALASKTQQSTGDIQEHIVALQTGAREAVAAISQARERAVEGLEALRDSERLQQSVQQAVEQVHGAVQAAARAAEHQAAGADGVRGRVDVIHAEASLAAEAVAATASSGRVLAGLADQLKASLGQFKA; this is translated from the coding sequence ATGGCTACTGCGGTGAACCGTTTCGTTGACAAGCTGCAGCCCATAGTCCGCGAAGCTGGAGATGTGGCGCAGCGCACCGGCGTGGAAATCAAGGCGCTGTCCGAGCGCAGCCAGTCCGCCGAGGCGGCGGCTCATCGCCAGCGCAGCGAGGTGGAAGGGAGCCTGAGTGCGTTGGCCGGCATGGTGGCCGAGGCCGAGGCCGAAAGTCACGCTATGCAGGATGCCCTGCGCCAGGTAGGCGAGATCCGCCAGGCTGCCCAGGACAATGCGGCCATCGCCCGCAAGGTGGGTGGTCTGATCGAGAACCTGGAGGTGCGCGTGCAGAACGGCTCCGAGGTGATCGAGCGGCTGGCGCGCCAGAGCGAGCAGATCGAGATGGTGCTGTCGGTTATCCACGGTATCGCCGAGCAGACCAACCTGCTGGCGCTGAACGCGGCCATCGAGGCGGCGCGGGCAGGGGAAAGCGGGCGCGGCTTTGCCGTGGTCGCGGATGAGGTGCGAGCGCTGGCCAGCAAGACTCAGCAGTCCACCGGTGATATCCAGGAGCATATTGTGGCGCTGCAGACCGGGGCTCGCGAGGCCGTCGCGGCCATATCCCAGGCGCGCGAGCGCGCGGTGGAAGGGTTGGAGGCGCTGCGCGACAGCGAGCGCCTGCAGCAGAGCGTGCAGCAGGCCGTGGAGCAGGTGCATGGCGCCGTGCAGGCGGCGGCCCGTGCGGCGGAACACCAGGCCGCCGGTGCCGATGGGGTGCGCGGTCGGGTGGATGTGATCCATGCCGAGGCCAGCCTGGCGGCCGAAGCGGTGGCTGCCACGGCCAGCAGCGGGCGTGTGCTCGCCGGTCTGGCCGATCAGCTCAAGGCCAGCCTGGGGCAGTTCAAGGCATAG
- a CDS encoding adenylosuccinate synthase: MGKNVVVLGTQWGDEGKGKIVDLLTDQAAAVVRYQGGHNAGHTLVIDGEKTVLHLIPSGILRENVECLIGNGVVVAPDALMREITKLEEKGVPVRERLRISPACTLILPYHVALDQAREQARGDAKIGTTGRGIGPAYEDKVARRGLRIGDLFHRERFAAKLGELLDYHNFVLQHYYKEPAVDFQKTLDEALAYAELLKPMMTDVAARLHQLRKQGAYIMFEGAQGSLLDIDHGTYPYVTSSNTTAGGTATGSGFGPLYLDYILGITKAYTTRVGSGPFPTELFDDTGAYLAKRGHEFGSTTGRARRCGWFDAVILRRAIEINSISGLCLTKLDVLDGLDTIRICTGYKGASGELLEDAPTDADSYIGLQPVYEEMPGWSESTVGAKSLEELPANARAYIKRVEELVGAPIDIISTGPDRNETIVLRHPYA, translated from the coding sequence ATGGGTAAGAATGTCGTAGTCCTGGGCACCCAGTGGGGTGATGAGGGTAAGGGCAAGATCGTCGATCTGCTGACCGACCAGGCTGCCGCCGTCGTGCGTTACCAGGGTGGCCACAACGCCGGTCACACCCTGGTGATCGATGGCGAGAAGACCGTGCTGCACCTGATCCCGTCCGGCATCCTGCGCGAGAATGTCGAGTGCCTGATCGGCAACGGCGTGGTGGTCGCTCCCGATGCGCTGATGCGCGAAATCACCAAGCTGGAAGAGAAGGGCGTGCCGGTACGTGAGCGCCTGCGCATCAGCCCGGCCTGCACCCTGATCCTGCCCTACCACGTGGCCCTGGACCAGGCGCGCGAGCAGGCCCGTGGCGATGCCAAGATCGGCACCACCGGCCGGGGTATCGGCCCGGCCTACGAAGACAAGGTTGCCCGTCGCGGCCTGCGCATCGGCGACCTGTTCCACCGCGAACGCTTCGCCGCCAAGCTGGGTGAGTTGCTGGACTACCACAACTTCGTCCTGCAGCACTATTACAAGGAGCCCGCGGTCGACTTCCAGAAGACCCTGGACGAAGCCCTGGCCTACGCCGAACTGCTCAAGCCGATGATGACCGACGTTGCCGCGCGCCTGCATCAGCTGCGCAAGCAGGGCGCCTACATCATGTTCGAGGGCGCGCAGGGCTCGCTGCTGGACATCGACCACGGCACTTACCCCTACGTCACCAGCTCCAACACCACTGCTGGCGGCACCGCCACCGGTTCGGGCTTCGGTCCGCTGTACCTGGACTACATCCTCGGCATCACCAAGGCGTACACCACGCGCGTGGGGTCCGGCCCCTTCCCGACCGAGCTGTTCGATGACACCGGCGCCTACCTGGCCAAGCGTGGCCACGAGTTCGGCTCCACCACCGGTCGTGCCCGCCGTTGCGGCTGGTTCGATGCGGTGATCCTGCGTCGCGCCATCGAAATCAACAGCATCTCCGGTCTCTGCCTGACCAAGCTGGACGTGCTCGATGGTCTGGACACCATCCGCATCTGCACCGGCTACAAGGGTGCCAGTGGTGAGTTGCTGGAAGATGCGCCGACCGACGCCGACAGCTACATCGGCCTGCAGCCGGTCTACGAGGAAATGCCCGGCTGGAGCGAATCCACCGTCGGCGCCAAGAGCCTGGAAGAGCTGCCGGCCAACGCCCGCGCCTACATCAAGCGCGTGGAAGAGCTGGTGGGGGCGCCCATCGACATCATCTCCACCGGTCCGGACCGTAACGAGACGATCGTCCTGCGTCACCCCTACGCCTGA
- a CDS encoding ATP phosphoribosyltransferase regulatory subunit: MATVDRWLLPDGIEEVLPPEAARIEAARRQVLDLFQRWGYDFVVTPHIEYLESLLTGAGQDLDLRTFKVTDPQSGHLMGFRADITPQVARIDAHTLRREGPNRLCYAGSVLHAKPRALSTSRSPIQLGAELYGDASPASDVEVISLMLEMLELASVPDVHMDLGHVGIYRGLAKAAGLSGEAERSLFDALQRKAVDEVAELTEGLSRELAAMLRSLAELCGGREVLDLAQGVLMDAPAEVQRALDELTAIADALELRYPELPLYFDLGELRGYHYHTGVVFAAFVPGVGQSIAQGGRYDDIGADFGRARPATGFSTDLKTLVTLGSMVLDQSVPGIWAPDSHDPYLWYEIKRLRSDGQRVVQSLPGQDVASAREADCDRQLVLRDGRWQVTALS; encoded by the coding sequence ATGGCAACGGTAGATCGCTGGCTGCTGCCAGACGGTATCGAAGAAGTACTGCCGCCCGAAGCGGCGCGCATCGAGGCAGCCCGCCGCCAGGTGCTGGACCTGTTCCAGCGTTGGGGCTACGACTTCGTGGTCACTCCGCACATCGAGTATCTCGAGTCCCTGTTGACAGGCGCCGGCCAGGATCTGGACCTGCGTACCTTCAAGGTGACCGACCCGCAGTCGGGCCACCTGATGGGGTTCCGCGCCGATATCACGCCGCAGGTGGCGCGCATCGACGCCCACACCCTGCGCCGCGAAGGCCCGAACCGCCTGTGCTACGCCGGCAGTGTGCTGCATGCCAAACCGCGCGCACTGTCCACCTCGCGCAGTCCGATCCAGCTGGGTGCCGAACTTTACGGCGACGCCAGTCCTGCCAGCGACGTGGAAGTCATCAGCCTGATGCTGGAGATGCTCGAACTGGCCTCCGTGCCGGACGTGCACATGGACCTCGGCCATGTCGGTATCTACCGCGGCCTGGCCAAGGCCGCTGGCCTTTCCGGCGAGGCCGAGCGCAGCCTGTTCGATGCCCTGCAGCGCAAGGCCGTGGATGAAGTGGCCGAGCTCACCGAGGGCCTGTCGCGCGAGCTGGCCGCCATGCTCCGTTCCCTGGCCGAGCTTTGCGGTGGCCGCGAAGTGCTCGACCTGGCCCAGGGCGTGCTGATGGACGCTCCCGCCGAAGTGCAGCGAGCCCTGGATGAGCTGACTGCCATTGCCGATGCGCTGGAGCTGCGTTATCCGGAATTGCCGCTGTACTTCGACCTGGGCGAGTTGCGCGGCTACCACTACCACACCGGCGTGGTATTCGCGGCCTTCGTGCCTGGCGTCGGGCAGTCCATCGCCCAGGGCGGTCGCTATGACGATATTGGCGCCGACTTCGGTCGCGCCCGCCCCGCCACTGGTTTTTCCACCGACCTGAAGACTTTGGTGACCCTGGGCAGCATGGTGCTGGACCAGTCGGTTCCGGGTATCTGGGCGCCAGACAGCCACGACCCCTACCTCTGGTACGAGATCAAGCGTCTGCGTTCCGATGGTCAGCGCGTGGTTCAGTCCCTGCCGGGCCAGGACGTGGCGAGTGCGCGGGAGGCGGATTGCGATCGCCAGTTGGTCTTGCGCGACGGCCGCTGGCAGGTGACAGCGCTTTCCTAG
- a CDS encoding DUF2065 domain-containing protein has protein sequence MWQELGIAFCLMLVLEGILPFLYPRRWRAAVLGLAEFKDRHLRLMGLSSMLLGTGLLYLLH, from the coding sequence ATGTGGCAGGAACTCGGCATTGCCTTTTGTCTGATGCTGGTGCTGGAAGGCATCCTGCCCTTCCTCTATCCGCGCCGTTGGCGCGCCGCGGTGCTTGGGTTGGCGGAGTTCAAAGACCGCCATCTCCGCCTGATGGGCCTGTCCAGCATGTTGCTGGGGACTGGCCTCCTTTATCTGCTTCACTGA
- the hflC gene encoding protease modulator HflC yields MSNKSLFALIGGVVVALLLWSSLYIVSQTEKAVLLQFGRIVESDVQPGLHFKIPYVNQVRKFDARLLTLDSPTQRFLTLEKKAVMVDAYAKWRVADAERFYTATSGMKQIADERLSRRLEAGLRDQFGKRTLHEVVSGERDALMADITSTLNRMASKELGIEVVDVRVKAIDLPKEVNRSVFERMSTEREREAREHRAKGSELAEGIRADADRQRRVLLAEAYREAEETRGDGDAKAASIYAQAYGQDQEFYAFYRSLQAYRESFANKSDVMVLDPNSDFFRYLDKAAR; encoded by the coding sequence ATGAGCAATAAATCGCTGTTCGCCCTGATTGGCGGCGTGGTGGTGGCCCTGCTCCTGTGGAGCAGCCTGTACATCGTCTCGCAGACCGAGAAGGCCGTGTTGTTGCAGTTCGGCCGCATCGTCGAGTCCGACGTCCAGCCTGGCCTGCACTTCAAGATTCCGTACGTCAACCAGGTGCGCAAGTTCGATGCCCGCCTGCTGACCCTGGATTCTCCGACCCAGCGTTTCCTCACCCTGGAGAAGAAAGCGGTGATGGTGGACGCCTACGCCAAGTGGCGTGTGGCTGACGCCGAGCGTTTCTACACCGCGACCTCCGGCATGAAGCAGATCGCCGACGAGCGTCTGTCGCGCCGCCTCGAAGCGGGCCTGCGCGACCAGTTCGGCAAGCGCACGCTGCACGAAGTCGTGTCCGGTGAGCGCGATGCGCTGATGGCCGACATCACCTCGACTCTCAATCGCATGGCCAGCAAGGAGCTGGGCATTGAGGTGGTGGATGTGCGGGTGAAGGCCATCGACCTGCCCAAGGAAGTCAACCGCAGCGTGTTCGAGCGGATGAGTACCGAGCGTGAGCGCGAGGCGCGCGAGCACCGCGCCAAGGGCTCGGAGCTGGCCGAGGGCATTCGTGCCGACGCCGACCGCCAGCGCCGCGTGCTGCTGGCCGAGGCCTATCGCGAGGCCGAGGAAACCCGTGGTGATGGCGACGCCAAGGCCGCCTCCATCTACGCCCAGGCCTATGGCCAGGATCAGGAGTTCTACGCCTTCTACCGCAGCCTCCAGGCCTATCGCGAAAGCTTCGCCAACAAGAGCGACGTGATGGTGCTGGACCCCAATAGCGATTTCTTCCGCTATCTGGACAAGGCCGCACGCTGA
- the hflK gene encoding FtsH protease activity modulator HflK, producing MAWNEPGGNSNNQDPWGGRRGGDRKGPPDLDEAFRKLQDSLNGLFGSGKKRGGGDDGGGRSGGGFGLLGIGLALLAVVWLYSAVYVVDEQEQAVVLRFGKYYETVGPGLNIYFPPIDRKFQENVTRERAYSKQGQMLTEDENIVEVPLTVQYRISNLQDFVLNVDQPEVSLQHATESALRHVVGSTEMDQVLTEGRELMASEIKERLQRFLDNYRTGITVTQVNVQSAAAPREVQEAFDDVIRAREDEQRAKNQAEAYANAVVPEARGQAQRIIEDANGYRDEVIARAQGESDRFSKLLTEYHKAPEVTRQRLYLETMQDVLANTSKVLVSGKDGQSNLLYLPLDKMIDSRGGSATSAAPAASGAASGGDLGSRVATDLQQRNLRSRESR from the coding sequence ATGGCTTGGAACGAGCCGGGTGGCAACTCGAACAACCAGGATCCCTGGGGTGGACGCCGTGGCGGCGACCGCAAAGGGCCGCCGGACCTGGACGAGGCCTTCCGCAAGCTGCAGGACAGCCTGAACGGACTGTTCGGCAGCGGCAAGAAACGAGGTGGCGGCGATGACGGCGGCGGCAGGTCGGGCGGTGGTTTTGGCCTGCTCGGCATCGGCCTGGCCCTGCTTGCCGTGGTCTGGCTATACAGTGCGGTCTATGTCGTGGACGAGCAGGAGCAGGCTGTGGTGCTGCGCTTCGGCAAGTACTACGAGACCGTCGGTCCCGGCCTGAATATTTATTTCCCGCCGATCGATCGCAAGTTCCAGGAGAACGTCACCCGTGAGCGTGCCTACAGCAAGCAAGGGCAGATGCTCACCGAGGACGAAAACATCGTCGAGGTGCCGCTTACCGTCCAGTACCGGATCAGCAATCTCCAGGACTTCGTGCTGAATGTCGACCAGCCCGAGGTCAGCTTGCAGCACGCCACCGAAAGCGCCCTGCGCCATGTGGTCGGTTCCACCGAAATGGACCAGGTACTGACCGAAGGGCGTGAGCTGATGGCCAGCGAGATCAAGGAGCGCCTGCAGCGTTTCCTCGACAACTACCGCACCGGCATCACCGTCACCCAGGTGAACGTACAGAGCGCGGCGGCACCGCGTGAGGTGCAGGAAGCCTTCGACGACGTGATCCGTGCCCGCGAAGACGAGCAGCGTGCCAAGAACCAGGCAGAGGCCTACGCCAATGCCGTGGTTCCCGAGGCCCGTGGTCAGGCGCAGCGCATCATCGAGGACGCCAACGGCTACCGCGATGAGGTGATTGCCCGCGCCCAGGGTGAGAGCGACCGTTTCAGCAAGTTGCTCACCGAGTACCACAAGGCGCCTGAGGTCACGCGCCAGCGCCTGTACCTCGAAACCATGCAGGATGTGCTGGCCAACACCAGCAAGGTGCTGGTTTCCGGCAAGGACGGGCAGAGCAACCTGCTCTATCTGCCGCTGGACAAGATGATCGACAGCCGCGGTGGCAGCGCCACGTCGGCAGCTCCGGCTGCGTCGGGCGCCGCAAGCGGCGGCGACCTCGGCTCGCGTGTAGCCACTGACTTGCAGCAGCGCAATCTGCGTTCCAGGGAGAGTCGCTGA
- the hflX gene encoding ribosome rescue GTPase HflX, translated as MFFERPGGGERAILVHLEGQDPEAREDPQEFLELARSAGADTVAFISVSRHQPTAKYLIGSGKVDELHELVKAEKAELVIFNHTLTPSQERNLERAFECRVLDRTGLILDIFAQRARTHEGKLQVELAQLEHMSTRLVRGWTHLERQKGGIGLRGPGETQLETDRRLLRVRIRQIKQRLEKVRSQREQARRGRKRADIPAVSLVGYTNAGKSTLFNSLTASEVYAADQLFATLDPTLRRLELDDLGPIVLADTVGFIRHLPHKLVEAFRATLEESANADLLLHVIDAHEPERMAQIEQVLAVLGEIGAEGLPMLEVYNKVDLLQNVEPHIQRDGDGKPERVWLSARDGSGLELLEQAVSELLGDDLFVGTLRLPQRFGRLRAQFFALGAVQTEEHNEAGDTLLAVRLPRVELNRLVSREGWQPSEFLEQHTLQ; from the coding sequence TTGTTTTTCGAACGCCCTGGTGGTGGTGAACGGGCCATCCTGGTTCATCTGGAAGGCCAAGATCCCGAGGCGCGCGAAGACCCGCAGGAGTTCCTGGAACTTGCACGTTCGGCCGGTGCGGACACGGTGGCCTTCATCTCCGTTTCCCGTCACCAGCCAACGGCCAAGTACCTGATCGGCAGTGGCAAGGTCGACGAGCTGCATGAGCTGGTCAAGGCTGAAAAGGCCGAGCTGGTCATCTTTAATCACACCCTCACGCCCAGCCAGGAGCGCAACCTCGAGCGCGCCTTCGAGTGCCGGGTGCTCGATCGCACCGGTCTGATTCTCGACATCTTCGCCCAGCGCGCCCGCACCCACGAGGGCAAGTTGCAGGTCGAACTGGCTCAGCTCGAGCATATGAGCACGCGTCTGGTGCGCGGCTGGACCCACCTTGAGCGCCAGAAAGGCGGTATCGGTCTGCGTGGTCCGGGTGAAACCCAGCTGGAAACCGACCGCCGTTTGCTGCGAGTGCGTATCCGGCAGATCAAGCAGCGCCTGGAAAAGGTCCGCAGCCAGCGCGAGCAGGCTCGTCGCGGTCGCAAGCGGGCGGATATTCCGGCCGTTTCTCTGGTCGGCTACACCAACGCTGGCAAGTCCACCTTGTTCAATTCCCTGACCGCCTCCGAGGTCTATGCGGCCGACCAGTTGTTCGCGACCCTCGATCCGACCTTGCGCCGGCTCGAACTGGATGACCTGGGGCCGATTGTGCTGGCAGACACGGTGGGGTTCATTCGCCACCTGCCGCACAAGCTGGTGGAGGCCTTCCGCGCTACCCTTGAAGAGTCCGCCAACGCCGATCTCCTCCTGCATGTGATCGATGCCCATGAGCCTGAGCGCATGGCGCAGATCGAGCAGGTGCTGGCGGTGCTGGGCGAGATCGGGGCCGAGGGCCTGCCGATGCTGGAGGTTTACAACAAGGTCGATCTGCTGCAGAACGTCGAGCCGCACATCCAGCGCGATGGCGACGGCAAGCCCGAACGGGTTTGGCTGTCGGCGCGTGATGGCAGCGGTCTCGAATTGCTCGAGCAGGCGGTGTCCGAGTTGCTGGGCGATGACCTGTTCGTGGGGACCTTGCGGTTGCCGCAGCGCTTCGGCCGTTTGCGCGCGCAGTTCTTCGCGTTGGGTGCGGTACAGACCGAAGAGCACAACGAGGCCGGCGATACCCTTTTGGCGGTGCGTCTGCCGCGGGTCGAGCTGAACCGGCTGGTCAGTCGCGAAGGCTGGCAGCCGAGCGAGTTTCTCGAGCAACACACTTTGCAATAA
- the hfq gene encoding RNA chaperone Hfq, with product MSKGHSLQDPYLNTLRKERVPVSIYLVNGIKLQGQIESFDQFVILLKNTVSQMVYKHAISTVVPSRPVRLPSASEQEQPEPGNA from the coding sequence ATGTCAAAAGGGCATTCGCTACAAGACCCTTACCTCAATACCCTGCGTAAGGAACGCGTACCAGTTTCCATCTATCTGGTAAACGGCATTAAGTTGCAGGGCCAGATCGAATCTTTCGACCAGTTCGTGATTCTGCTGAAGAATACTGTCAGCCAGATGGTCTACAAGCACGCTATTTCCACTGTGGTACCGAGTCGTCCGGTACGTCTGCCCAGCGCTTCCGAGCAGGAGCAGCCTGAGCCGGGCAACGCCTGA